A region from the Tahibacter amnicola genome encodes:
- a CDS encoding DotA/TraY family protein, with protein MTMPFSPCPPTGTCEDKSFQLLNDVFGGAVAALAQGADPHGVDASSNILAMMFSYFNSGVLVIGALIVSYIAFVGTISTANDGEAMGKNWSSLWTPLRLVTGGAFLLPTASGYSYVQLVVLMISLWGAGLANVTYRAGMDLSVVSPNAAVAGINQPGQFYGLRDLAKNLVTAEYCTLVANKVYGNSAFAAANPEVGLMAQAEKVTNAPDMQTRYYYYRDANSASNLAGQNPICGTYNLHLPRTIGASPGPVSKDRELELALGALRNSLWDDKTVVIRGMHSALFDWVRQWPIPTEPGAAGGTPVDAHRFNQIVNEYEQQLVTRLVATGEGANGSTTNTMGQYLQSLTREGWASAGGWWQRSGQVRGQIYNEIRENPVTVSAPSLAGLPNDARAAAFVGIVNGMTESVFRKAESARGSTNAYADPRSVTDMTTLLPKDANSDVNVAALREDLDGKLKSYSTNMMKTVVDVALGTNSSGGTMPEFVCGTAGTMGGAMNRIKCIGDLMTTVDTALQTALFAIKTSATGFRVGAGLLSAFKVAGTGVEADKVATPVWDFVLHVITPILEGMRQKTTWLGFYFGVFLPSMPYAIFMIAVIGWLLTVAQTLIAAPLWVLTHMTPDRSFIGGQRHGYLLLLSLFVRPVLAILGLFAAMLISTPVINFIATGFFSMKSALVTSGGHAGSLADWQAFSWWFSAFGALLLPVLYMVFGLPQVLPDAVLKWIEAGADSMGTANAGGEMRAGMTGAAAAAASKQMSKGTSAAVDKRLERNNERRAEERRRAAGDGGGGGGGRHELVNGASQGAVPVAEDRPPSSMGSRSGSGGWRWWRWWWIRLGFIARPAVHAADRRSRRQWPRPSPPGTGGATAAMAAGAAAMAASAIAKARNSAMNVGPQGQAPSSAFEESGDSVLSQRDSGSTFSDLEKTTGD; from the coding sequence ATGACCATGCCGTTCTCGCCATGCCCGCCCACGGGCACATGCGAAGACAAGTCGTTCCAGCTACTCAATGATGTGTTCGGTGGCGCCGTGGCGGCGCTGGCGCAGGGCGCAGACCCCCATGGCGTCGACGCCAGCAGCAACATCCTGGCGATGATGTTTTCCTACTTCAATTCGGGCGTGCTGGTGATCGGCGCGCTGATCGTTTCCTATATCGCGTTCGTCGGCACCATCTCCACCGCCAATGACGGCGAGGCGATGGGCAAGAACTGGTCGTCGCTGTGGACCCCGCTGCGACTGGTCACCGGCGGCGCCTTCCTGCTGCCCACGGCCAGCGGGTATTCGTATGTGCAGCTGGTGGTCCTGATGATCTCCCTGTGGGGCGCGGGGCTCGCCAACGTGACCTACCGCGCCGGCATGGACCTTTCGGTGGTCTCGCCCAACGCGGCGGTCGCCGGCATCAACCAGCCCGGCCAGTTCTATGGCCTGCGCGACCTGGCGAAAAACCTGGTCACGGCCGAGTACTGCACGCTGGTGGCCAACAAGGTGTACGGCAATTCCGCGTTTGCCGCCGCCAATCCCGAAGTCGGCCTGATGGCCCAGGCGGAAAAGGTGACCAATGCGCCCGACATGCAGACGCGGTACTACTACTACCGCGATGCCAATTCGGCGTCGAACCTGGCCGGCCAGAACCCGATCTGCGGCACCTACAACCTGCACCTGCCGCGCACCATCGGCGCCAGCCCCGGCCCGGTGAGCAAGGACCGTGAGCTGGAGCTGGCCCTGGGCGCGCTGCGCAATTCCCTCTGGGACGACAAGACCGTCGTCATCCGTGGCATGCACTCGGCGCTGTTTGACTGGGTACGTCAGTGGCCGATTCCCACGGAGCCGGGGGCCGCGGGCGGCACGCCGGTCGATGCGCATCGCTTCAACCAGATCGTCAACGAGTACGAGCAGCAGCTGGTCACCCGTCTGGTTGCCACGGGCGAAGGCGCCAACGGTTCCACGACCAACACCATGGGCCAGTACCTGCAATCCCTGACCCGGGAAGGCTGGGCCTCCGCCGGCGGCTGGTGGCAGCGTTCGGGCCAGGTGCGCGGCCAGATCTACAATGAGATCCGGGAAAACCCGGTCACCGTCAGTGCGCCGTCGCTGGCCGGCTTGCCCAACGACGCGCGCGCGGCCGCATTTGTCGGCATCGTCAACGGCATGACCGAGAGTGTCTTTCGCAAGGCCGAATCTGCGCGTGGTTCGACCAACGCCTACGCCGATCCCCGCTCGGTCACGGACATGACCACCCTGCTACCCAAGGACGCCAACAGCGACGTCAACGTCGCCGCCCTGCGCGAAGACCTGGACGGCAAGCTCAAGAGCTATTCCACCAACATGATGAAAACGGTGGTGGACGTGGCCCTGGGCACCAACTCCTCGGGCGGCACCATGCCGGAATTCGTCTGCGGCACGGCCGGCACCATGGGCGGCGCGATGAACCGCATCAAGTGCATCGGCGACCTGATGACCACCGTCGACACCGCCCTGCAGACGGCGCTCTTCGCAATCAAGACATCCGCCACCGGCTTCCGCGTCGGCGCGGGTCTGCTTAGCGCATTCAAGGTGGCGGGGACGGGCGTGGAAGCGGACAAGGTCGCAACGCCCGTGTGGGACTTCGTGCTGCATGTCATCACGCCCATCCTGGAAGGAATGCGCCAGAAGACCACCTGGCTCGGCTTCTATTTCGGCGTGTTCCTGCCGTCGATGCCCTACGCGATCTTCATGATCGCGGTCATCGGCTGGCTGCTGACGGTAGCGCAGACCCTGATCGCAGCCCCGCTGTGGGTACTCACGCACATGACGCCGGACCGCTCGTTCATCGGCGGCCAGCGCCATGGCTACCTGCTGTTGCTGTCCCTGTTCGTGCGCCCGGTGCTGGCGATCCTCGGCCTGTTTGCCGCCATGCTGATCAGCACACCGGTGATCAATTTCATCGCGACGGGCTTTTTCAGCATGAAGTCTGCCCTGGTGACCTCGGGCGGCCACGCCGGTTCGCTCGCTGACTGGCAGGCCTTCTCCTGGTGGTTCAGCGCCTTCGGCGCCCTGCTGCTGCCGGTGCTGTACATGGTGTTCGGCCTGCCGCAGGTGCTGCCCGATGCCGTTCTCAAATGGATCGAAGCCGGCGCCGACAGCATGGGCACCGCCAACGCCGGCGGCGAGATGCGCGCCGGCATGACCGGCGCGGCGGCAGCGGCAGCCAGCAAGCAGATGAGCAAGGGGACGTCCGCCGCCGTGGACAAGCGGCTTGAGCGCAACAACGAGCGCCGCGCCGAGGAAAGACGCCGCGCGGCGGGCGACGGTGGCGGCGGTGGCGGTGGCCGCCACGAGCTGGTGAACGGCGCCAGCCAGGGCGCCGTCCCCGTGGCCGAAGACCGGCCGCCGTCCAGCATGGGCAGCAGGTCCGGTAGCGGGGGGTGGAGGTGGTGGAGGTGGTGGTGGATCCGGCTCGGGTTCATCGCCCGGCCCGCAGTCCACGCCGCCGACCGGCGCTCCCGCCGACAGTGGCCCCGGCCGTCGCCCCCCGGCACCGGTGGAGCGACGGCGGCGATGGCAGCGGGCGCTGCCGCCATGGCCGCCAGTGCCATTGCCAAGGCGAGGAATTCCGCGATGAACGTGGGCCCCCAGGGCCAGGCGCCGTCGAGCGCGTTCGAGGAGAGCGGTGATTCCGTGCTCAGCCAGCGGGACTCGGGGTCAACCTTCAGCGACCTGGAAAAGACCACGGGCGATTGA
- a CDS encoding alpha/beta hydrolase: MLQPARDVGASPATTPSPLPAVSRDPVRLAAELARREALFRRLKPDNAARIVFADPDHPRQTELAVVYLHGFSASQGEGEPQHRRLAVAFGANLVLNRFPGHGFDHGDAMQGLSAPALLARAAEALAMGLTLGRRVVLVGTSMGASLCTALAGTWPEHVAAVLAWSPGVKAFNEPLMRQLCLPGGVVEHDAATRIAHQNQYWSLRIHRDGYRSLAALFDEVMQPALFRRVIAPYYMACYYRDEANQDPSARVSAMLAMFDALVTPAAHKRMDCFPNGAHVIASPWRSDCAEEVFQASLAFLRDVVGLVPAGNPSGATS, encoded by the coding sequence ATGCTGCAGCCAGCCCGGGATGTCGGCGCTTCGCCGGCAACAACACCGTCGCCCTTGCCGGCGGTGTCGCGTGACCCGGTTCGCCTGGCGGCGGAGCTGGCGCGGCGCGAAGCCCTGTTCCGCCGCCTCAAGCCGGACAACGCCGCACGTATCGTCTTTGCAGATCCGGATCATCCCCGCCAGACCGAGCTTGCCGTGGTCTACCTGCACGGCTTCAGCGCCAGCCAGGGCGAGGGGGAACCACAGCACCGGCGCCTGGCCGTGGCATTCGGCGCGAATCTGGTGCTGAACCGGTTTCCCGGCCACGGCTTCGATCACGGCGACGCCATGCAGGGACTGTCGGCGCCGGCCCTGCTGGCGCGGGCCGCCGAAGCGCTGGCGATGGGACTGACCCTGGGGCGGCGTGTTGTCCTGGTCGGCACGTCGATGGGGGCGTCGCTGTGCACGGCGCTCGCGGGCACCTGGCCTGAACACGTGGCAGCCGTCCTGGCGTGGTCGCCGGGTGTAAAGGCGTTCAACGAACCCTTGATGCGGCAGCTGTGCCTGCCGGGCGGGGTTGTCGAGCACGATGCCGCCACGCGCATTGCGCACCAGAACCAGTACTGGTCGCTGCGCATTCACCGCGATGGTTACCGGAGCCTGGCGGCGCTGTTCGACGAGGTCATGCAGCCGGCGCTGTTCCGGCGGGTCATCGCGCCGTACTACATGGCCTGCTACTACCGCGACGAAGCCAACCAGGATCCGTCCGCGCGGGTTTCAGCCATGCTGGCCATGTTCGACGCGCTGGTGACGCCCGCTGCGCACAAGCGCATGGATTGTTTCCCCAACGGCGCGCACGTGATCGCATCGCCCTGGCGTTCGGACTGCGCCGAGGAGGTGTTCCAGGCGAGCCTGGCCTTTCTGCGTGACGTCGTCGGCCTCGTGCCCGCCGGAAATCCGTCCGGCGCGACGTCCTGA
- a CDS encoding CPBP family intramembrane glutamic endopeptidase has protein sequence MTLYPLSAAGLVPWLFLFSACVVVWIRPWRAAALPLFALAFAAAFAVGQLDWRAVPAFALMGFCAYAVQPGRRLLLVVPGHALFILAAIALRLHTVPGFNNPLVMNGVFSPDTVPFKLYLNLDKTLVVVWAIWAWRHVAWERGPLRQGVPIGVGLGLATAAACLAVASLAGLTRWDPHWPPATALWMLNNLLLVCLTEEVLFRGYVQEGVERLAGGRSWAPWAGIAVSSLLFGITHLGGGWAYMGVTTLAGVGYGLAYRRAGLEGAVLAHATLNLVHFFLFAYPVLAKA, from the coding sequence ATGACGCTCTACCCCCTGTCGGCGGCCGGTCTGGTGCCGTGGCTGTTCCTCTTCAGTGCCTGCGTGGTGGTGTGGATACGGCCCTGGCGGGCGGCGGCGCTTCCGCTGTTTGCGCTCGCATTCGCCGCGGCGTTTGCGGTCGGCCAGCTGGACTGGCGCGCGGTGCCGGCATTTGCCCTGATGGGGTTCTGCGCCTACGCGGTGCAGCCGGGTCGACGCCTGCTGCTGGTGGTGCCGGGCCATGCGCTCTTCATCCTCGCCGCCATCGCCCTGCGCCTGCACACGGTGCCGGGGTTCAATAACCCGCTGGTCATGAATGGCGTCTTCAGCCCGGACACCGTTCCGTTCAAGCTCTATCTCAACCTGGACAAGACACTGGTCGTGGTCTGGGCGATCTGGGCCTGGCGCCACGTCGCCTGGGAACGGGGGCCCCTGCGCCAGGGGGTGCCGATCGGGGTGGGGCTGGGCCTGGCCACCGCGGCGGCCTGCCTCGCCGTTGCCTCGCTGGCGGGCCTGACCCGCTGGGATCCCCATTGGCCGCCCGCGACGGCGTTGTGGATGCTCAACAACCTGCTGCTGGTCTGCCTGACCGAAGAGGTTCTCTTCCGCGGCTATGTGCAGGAAGGCGTCGAACGGCTGGCCGGCGGGCGATCCTGGGCGCCCTGGGCGGGCATCGCGGTATCGTCCCTGCTTTTTGGCATCACCCATCTGGGCGGCGGCTGGGCGTACATGGGTGTCACGACCCTGGCCGGCGTCGGTTATGGCCTGGCCTATCGCCGGGCTGGCCTGGAAGGGGCCGTGCTGGCGCATGCTACGCTCAACCTGGTGCACTTTTTCCTGTTCGCCTATCCCGTGCTCGCAAAGGCATAG
- a CDS encoding DUF998 domain-containing protein — protein MSHHERLQRGLCGALATAPLLFLLATLGAHLQRPDLVPWQAPMSAYLTGPGGAALRAAYCVMAFCIPLAGLLGLGDPRRRRHCALPVMLFGTAGLALLPVTFTALAVGDTAPGADLTRLIHGLAAQTTFLCLVAGIGVQTTLWGMERDRTHRPDIGIALAGLALATYVVMQLGAGLPRGLVQKTLVLAILLWLQWAAWQWRHRLEPLRSTAAETN, from the coding sequence ATGTCCCATCACGAACGGTTGCAGCGCGGCCTGTGTGGCGCGCTGGCAACGGCGCCGCTGCTGTTTCTCCTGGCCACCCTGGGCGCGCATCTCCAGCGTCCGGACCTGGTGCCCTGGCAGGCCCCCATGAGCGCCTATCTGACCGGCCCCGGTGGCGCCGCGCTGCGTGCGGCCTACTGCGTGATGGCGTTCTGTATTCCCCTGGCCGGCCTGCTCGGCCTGGGCGATCCGCGACGCCGCCGACACTGCGCGTTGCCAGTCATGCTGTTCGGCACAGCCGGACTGGCCTTGCTGCCGGTAACCTTCACCGCCCTGGCAGTCGGTGACACTGCACCGGGTGCGGATCTGACCCGGCTGATCCACGGATTGGCCGCGCAGACGACCTTCCTGTGCCTGGTCGCCGGAATCGGGGTGCAGACGACGTTGTGGGGGATGGAGCGCGACAGGACGCACCGTCCTGACATTGGAATCGCCCTGGCGGGGCTGGCGCTGGCCACCTACGTGGTGATGCAGCTGGGAGCCGGCCTGCCGCGGGGGCTGGTGCAGAAGACTCTGGTGCTGGCGATCCTGCTCTGGCTGCAATGGGCGGCATGGCAGTGGCGGCACCGCCTGGAGCCGCTGCGGTCGACTGCGGCGGAAACGAACTAA
- a CDS encoding ATP-binding response regulator translates to MSRPVMVEDGAAPPRRSAMALAEVAKQLRNEQISRLVAMVSERQMSVTRTVVFGLILAWVWYWKTRVGYQEVLVRDAVAVFPWALALFAASAGWMLVLRLFRLEPPEWADAIGIVASFAGIGILLDRAFILLISLNSFLPLIAVAVGVRYHRGAFWAATLASVFITWITAPPGYWISRPAYALYAFIFTFVLPLIVNRILSALREASIQAIVAGQAQSRFIATMSHELRTPLNSIVAGAALIDTRGLDGDQRRLLELVASNANALHHRVTEVLDVAAIDGNRLRLVPAPFFMADVVQTVSDICQPLADEKALALRFDVDRSLGDELLGDAGRIEQVLSNLVTNAVKFTPAGGTVDVAVWRENTASPGHQTVICTVTDTGPGIADADKKRVFDAFHQTSTGDTRRHGGVGLGLYIVKNVSDQMGGQLSVQDNPAGGTVFTWRFRLPLAPRREVPRRQTVLEALESHRRRIAPMRCLVVDDSAANREIFARILERAGHAATFAEDGPTALAAARAAPFDLVFLDLHMPGMSGWSVLAELQQLTADGPVPVVVISAHSHPAAQGLAVEQGAAAYLTKPIATQKLLETLEQVAQSRPAPGAVPGIRTDASSPCA, encoded by the coding sequence ATGTCCCGACCGGTGATGGTGGAAGACGGCGCCGCGCCACCGCGCCGTTCAGCGATGGCACTGGCGGAAGTCGCCAAGCAGTTGCGCAACGAACAGATCAGCCGCCTGGTGGCGATGGTCAGCGAACGCCAGATGTCGGTCACGCGGACCGTGGTGTTCGGGCTGATTCTCGCCTGGGTGTGGTACTGGAAGACCCGCGTGGGCTACCAGGAGGTGCTGGTCCGCGACGCGGTGGCGGTCTTTCCCTGGGCGCTGGCGCTGTTCGCCGCCAGTGCAGGGTGGATGCTCGTCCTCCGCCTCTTCCGGCTGGAACCGCCCGAGTGGGCAGACGCGATTGGCATCGTCGCCAGTTTCGCCGGCATCGGCATCCTGCTGGACCGCGCCTTCATCCTGCTGATCTCGCTCAATTCCTTCCTCCCGCTGATCGCCGTCGCAGTGGGCGTGCGCTACCACCGCGGCGCGTTCTGGGCCGCAACCCTGGCATCGGTCTTCATCACCTGGATCACCGCCCCGCCGGGCTACTGGATCAGCCGCCCGGCCTATGCCCTGTATGCCTTCATCTTTACCTTCGTCTTGCCGCTGATCGTCAATCGGATCCTCTCGGCCCTGCGGGAAGCCTCGATCCAGGCCATCGTCGCCGGCCAGGCGCAAAGCCGGTTCATCGCGACCATGTCGCACGAGCTGCGCACGCCGCTCAATTCCATCGTCGCCGGTGCCGCGCTGATCGACACGCGCGGGCTCGACGGCGACCAGCGGCGGCTGCTGGAGCTGGTGGCCTCCAACGCCAACGCGCTGCACCACAGGGTCACCGAGGTGCTGGACGTCGCCGCGATCGACGGCAACCGGCTGCGCCTGGTCCCCGCGCCGTTCTTCATGGCGGATGTGGTGCAGACGGTCAGCGACATCTGCCAGCCCCTGGCGGATGAGAAGGCGCTGGCGTTGCGGTTCGACGTCGACCGCTCGCTGGGCGATGAACTCCTGGGTGACGCCGGCCGGATCGAGCAGGTGCTCAGCAACCTGGTCACCAATGCAGTGAAGTTCACCCCGGCCGGCGGCACGGTGGATGTCGCAGTGTGGCGCGAGAACACCGCCTCACCCGGTCACCAGACGGTGATCTGCACGGTGACCGACACCGGCCCCGGCATCGCCGACGCGGACAAGAAGCGCGTTTTCGATGCCTTCCACCAGACCAGCACGGGCGATACGCGCCGGCACGGTGGGGTGGGACTGGGCCTGTATATCGTCAAGAACGTCTCGGACCAGATGGGCGGCCAGCTTTCCGTCCAGGACAACCCGGCCGGCGGCACCGTGTTCACCTGGCGATTCCGCCTGCCGTTGGCACCTCGGCGCGAGGTTCCCCGGCGCCAGACGGTACTCGAGGCGCTCGAGAGCCATCGCCGGCGCATCGCACCGATGCGCTGCCTGGTGGTCGACGACAGCGCGGCAAACCGGGAAATCTTCGCCCGCATCCTGGAACGGGCAGGGCACGCGGCCACCTTCGCCGAGGACGGTCCGACGGCCCTCGCCGCCGCCCGCGCGGCGCCGTTCGACCTCGTCTTCCTCGATCTGCACATGCCCGGGATGTCGGGCTGGTCCGTCCTTGCCGAGCTGCAGCAGCTGACGGCCGATGGGCCCGTACCAGTGGTGGTGATCAGCGCCCACTCGCACCCGGCCGCGCAGGGCCTGGCCGTCGAGCAGGGCGCGGCAGCCTACCTCACCAAGCCGATCGCGACGCAGAAACTGCTGGAAACGCTCGAGCAGGTGGCGCAGTCGCGCCCGGCGCCCGGTGCAGTGCCGGGCATCCGGACGGATGCCAGCTCCCCCTGCGCGTGA
- a CDS encoding ATP-binding response regulator, whose protein sequence is MQTPESFALGSSWLWPMPDGEATGERNYNLSRIVAGTLIGVSFLLVSLLRPGNPAALQVAAVCAAGVLAAAMTLGHVFAFPAPSAWRRSVAVIGDTAFVGGIVALGGENAIPLLVLLPAIAVDAGRRFGLGYLAAASASGTVLFALAAIATDYWAQRPLVVMALIFAQFLITAFAGLFLAQLNRARREVVRLSGEKDRFITMMGNEIRNPLNAIVGNADLLLHEALPPEQRESVQVIRSQSDRLRMLATNLLGYFDASSTVPRQAVEFDLTELLDSVREGLLPLAFERRIRLDIHEEAGCPWRVTGDPQILRQIVGNILAHALGVTDHGRVEMIVHALDEGDAARGILRLSVSDTAPALSPAACAALFEPFGLQGHTTLGNPPGTGLNLCNARRLATALGGSVDFTSYTGGGGRYRIVIPAQVLDTLASRPARTGPAAAVVRIDDLYVRHRARVRPQRILVAEDQPSNQQMLSSVLDKAGHHVFLAKTGDQAMERLARERFDVVLVDLRLPGTNGLDVMKLVRFSHADRYANVPFLVLTGEASERTRQACMAAGAAAFLIKPASPHALLDALSQAVEGARRQAGSRVATTGDTGPIRGAVARSTMGGAAPRVMTEALRDALRYVERSETAARAGNWKLLRDLASAIRGAVDPLGAVRVIAVCGRIIEAKDITLEDLWPQYLDELNAGLNEASDALARLFRRTETAG, encoded by the coding sequence ATGCAGACTCCTGAATCTTTTGCACTGGGTTCGTCGTGGTTGTGGCCAATGCCGGATGGAGAGGCCACGGGCGAACGCAACTACAACCTCAGCCGCATCGTCGCCGGCACCCTGATCGGGGTGAGTTTTCTGCTGGTATCGCTCCTGCGGCCGGGCAACCCCGCTGCGCTTCAGGTAGCAGCCGTGTGTGCCGCCGGCGTGCTGGCAGCGGCGATGACGCTGGGACACGTCTTCGCCTTCCCGGCCCCTTCGGCCTGGCGCCGCAGCGTGGCCGTGATCGGCGACACCGCCTTCGTCGGAGGCATCGTCGCCCTGGGCGGCGAGAACGCCATTCCGCTGCTTGTGCTGCTTCCCGCCATCGCGGTCGACGCGGGCCGGCGCTTTGGCCTGGGCTATCTGGCCGCCGCGTCGGCGTCGGGGACGGTGCTGTTCGCACTCGCCGCGATCGCGACGGACTACTGGGCCCAACGTCCCCTGGTGGTGATGGCACTCATCTTTGCCCAGTTCCTGATCACGGCCTTCGCCGGATTGTTCCTGGCCCAGCTCAATCGGGCGCGGCGGGAGGTGGTGCGGCTGTCGGGCGAGAAAGACCGCTTCATCACGATGATGGGCAACGAGATCCGCAACCCGCTCAACGCCATCGTCGGCAATGCCGACCTGCTGTTGCACGAGGCACTGCCCCCGGAGCAGCGCGAGAGCGTGCAGGTGATCCGTAGCCAGTCCGACCGGCTGCGCATGCTGGCGACCAACCTGCTGGGTTACTTCGACGCCAGCTCCACGGTGCCACGGCAGGCCGTGGAGTTTGATCTCACGGAGCTGCTCGACAGCGTCCGCGAAGGACTCCTGCCCCTGGCGTTCGAACGGCGCATCCGGCTGGATATCCACGAGGAGGCCGGCTGTCCCTGGCGGGTGACCGGCGATCCGCAGATTCTGCGCCAGATCGTCGGCAATATCCTGGCGCACGCGCTGGGAGTGACCGATCACGGACGCGTGGAGATGATCGTCCACGCCCTCGACGAGGGCGATGCAGCCCGCGGCATCCTCCGGCTGAGCGTCAGCGACACGGCGCCGGCCTTGTCGCCGGCCGCGTGCGCCGCGCTGTTCGAGCCGTTTGGTCTGCAGGGTCATACCACCCTGGGCAATCCGCCGGGTACGGGGCTGAACCTGTGCAATGCGCGCCGGCTCGCCACCGCCCTGGGCGGCAGCGTGGATTTCACCTCCTACACCGGTGGCGGTGGGCGCTACCGCATCGTCATTCCGGCCCAGGTACTGGATACGCTCGCCAGCCGCCCGGCGCGCACGGGCCCGGCCGCGGCCGTGGTGCGTATCGACGACCTGTATGTGCGCCACCGCGCCCGGGTGCGGCCGCAGCGCATCCTCGTCGCCGAAGACCAGCCCAGCAACCAGCAGATGCTCAGCAGTGTGCTGGACAAGGCCGGCCATCACGTCTTTCTCGCCAAGACCGGCGACCAGGCAATGGAACGGCTGGCGCGCGAGCGCTTCGACGTGGTGCTGGTGGATCTGCGGCTGCCCGGCACCAACGGTCTGGATGTGATGAAGCTGGTGCGGTTCTCCCACGCGGACCGCTACGCCAACGTGCCGTTCCTGGTGCTCACCGGCGAGGCCTCGGAGCGCACGCGGCAGGCCTGCATGGCCGCCGGCGCGGCAGCGTTCCTGATCAAGCCGGCTTCGCCCCACGCCCTGCTCGATGCCCTGTCGCAGGCGGTGGAGGGCGCGCGCCGGCAGGCCGGCAGCCGCGTTGCCACGACCGGCGACACCGGCCCGATCCGCGGCGCGGTCGCGCGTTCCACGATGGGCGGCGCCGCCCCGCGCGTCATGACCGAAGCCCTGCGCGACGCATTGCGTTACGTCGAACGCAGCGAAACCGCGGCCCGCGCGGGCAACTGGAAATTGCTGCGCGACCTCGCCAGCGCGATCCGCGGTGCGGTGGATCCCCTCGGCGCGGTGCGCGTGATCGCCGTTTGCGGGCGGATCATCGAGGCCAAGGACATCACCCTCGAAGACCTCTGGCCGCAGTACCTGGACGAGCTCAACGCCGGCCTGAACGAGGCGAGCGACGCGCTGGCCCGATTGTTCCGGCGCACCGAGACAGCCGGCTGA
- a CDS encoding M23 family metallopeptidase — protein sequence MIIRAAIALAGLLVVFDAAAQTCMVSPTAAEIVSGRYGKQRDGGAGNHGSANTRPHMHRGLDFSTNNASQPLKATTDGVITRIGTSSSAGNLILIKRANNDIVAYFHLQSFAPGLREGSQVRAGDVLGLSGNTPVGPRMAKHLHFEYGTSRPEDARVRQFSSRAQLGPFNPAQLRSNLSAKPGFGWNTDPAPYFCQTFPIRDGHPEHVAILGADTKAQHAILFGGTPPPGGTSSNDAEPAQVASANADARIAGNAGTTPEKFLQDGEGFGTPPSPPFGLYETMSANEMLSSEATRRFSGDSWNQDLTQLSERALWVDFVRSIGVSNALAHAIYKRRERVEALLATYTAQRLEAYRRRAQVSNELARRQAIGNVIQ from the coding sequence GTGATCATTCGTGCCGCAATCGCCCTGGCCGGTCTTCTCGTGGTGTTCGACGCCGCGGCGCAGACCTGCATGGTTTCGCCCACCGCCGCCGAGATCGTCAGCGGCCGCTACGGCAAGCAGCGCGACGGCGGCGCGGGCAACCACGGTTCGGCCAACACACGGCCACATATGCACCGTGGCCTGGATTTCAGCACCAACAACGCCTCGCAGCCGCTCAAGGCGACGACGGACGGTGTGATCACCCGCATCGGGACCAGTTCGTCCGCCGGCAACCTGATTCTGATCAAACGCGCCAATAACGATATTGTTGCGTATTTCCATCTGCAGAGTTTTGCGCCTGGGCTGCGCGAAGGCAGCCAGGTGCGCGCCGGCGACGTGCTCGGTCTTTCCGGCAACACGCCCGTCGGGCCGCGTATGGCCAAGCATCTGCATTTCGAATACGGCACGTCGCGCCCCGAAGACGCCCGCGTGCGGCAGTTCTCCTCGCGCGCCCAGCTCGGCCCCTTCAATCCGGCCCAGCTGCGTTCCAATCTGAGCGCCAAGCCGGGTTTCGGCTGGAATACGGATCCGGCACCGTACTTCTGCCAGACCTTTCCGATCCGCGACGGCCACCCGGAGCACGTGGCGATCCTGGGCGCCGACACCAAGGCGCAGCACGCGATCCTGTTCGGCGGCACGCCGCCGCCGGGCGGCACGTCCAGCAACGATGCGGAACCGGCACAGGTGGCGTCGGCCAACGCGGATGCGCGTATTGCGGGCAACGCCGGCACCACGCCGGAAAAATTCCTGCAGGACGGCGAAGGCTTCGGTACGCCCCCGAGCCCCCCGTTCGGTCTTTATGAGACGATGTCGGCCAACGAGATGCTCAGTTCCGAGGCGACGCGACGGTTTTCCGGCGACAGCTGGAACCAGGACCTGACCCAGCTTTCCGAGCGCGCGCTGTGGGTGGATTTCGTGCGTTCGATCGGCGTTTCGAATGCGCTGGCGCATGCAATCTACAAACGCCGTGAACGCGTCGAGGCATTATTGGCGACCTATACCGCGCAGCGGCTCGAGGCATATCGTCGTCGCGCACAGGTTTCGAACGAGCTGGCACGGCGGCAGGCGATCGGCAATGTCATCCAATAA